A section of the Nitrospira sp. genome encodes:
- a CDS encoding cysteine synthase A: MDRYVGNTPLIRLRRLSELTRCEILGKAEFMNPGGSVKDRAALGIIEDAVAKGLLRPGGTIVEGTAGNTGIGLTVIGHARGYHSVIVIPDNQSPEKIDLLRALGAEVRVVPEKPYSNPDNYNHIARRLAEEKGWFWANQFDNTANRLIHYRTTGPEIWEQTGGKVTGFVSAVGTGGTLGGTTLSLKERNQKIFVGCADPYGAAMWSWFTNGNTETNDGDSFAEGIGQGRVTKNLEGIAVDGAWRIPDQDALTILYQLLREEGLFLGLSSGINVAGAVRLALERGPGQTIVTMLCDSGAKYQSKLFNPEWLAANGLRSDLSLDTLLVKS; the protein is encoded by the coding sequence GTGGATCGCTACGTCGGCAACACCCCGCTCATCCGCCTGCGCCGCCTTTCGGAACTGACCCGCTGCGAAATCCTCGGCAAGGCTGAGTTCATGAACCCCGGCGGATCGGTGAAGGACCGAGCCGCGCTCGGCATCATTGAGGACGCTGTGGCCAAAGGACTTCTGCGACCCGGCGGGACCATCGTCGAGGGTACGGCGGGGAATACGGGCATCGGTCTCACGGTCATCGGTCACGCCAGGGGCTACCACTCCGTCATCGTCATTCCTGATAACCAGTCGCCGGAAAAAATCGATCTGCTGCGCGCGCTGGGCGCGGAAGTTCGCGTCGTGCCGGAAAAGCCCTATTCCAATCCGGACAACTACAACCATATCGCGCGGCGGCTGGCGGAGGAGAAGGGCTGGTTCTGGGCTAACCAGTTCGACAATACGGCCAACCGCCTCATCCATTACCGCACCACCGGCCCGGAGATCTGGGAGCAGACCGGAGGGAAGGTGACCGGCTTTGTGTCCGCTGTGGGCACGGGCGGCACGCTGGGGGGAACCACGCTCTCTCTCAAGGAACGCAATCAGAAGATCTTCGTCGGTTGCGCCGACCCCTATGGCGCGGCGATGTGGTCGTGGTTCACCAACGGCAATACGGAGACGAACGACGGCGATTCCTTCGCTGAGGGCATCGGCCAGGGCCGCGTGACCAAAAATCTCGAAGGCATCGCCGTGGACGGCGCCTGGCGCATTCCCGACCAAGACGCGCTCACCATCCTGTATCAACTCCTGCGTGAAGAGGGGCTTTTTCTCGGGCTGTCCTCCGGCATCAACGTCGCCGGCGCCGTGCGGCTGGCGCTTGAGCGCGGACCGGGCCAGACCATCGTGACGATGCTGTGCGACTCCGGCGCGAAGTATCAATCCAAGCTTTTCAATCCGGAGTGGCTTGCGGCCAACGGACTGCGGTCAGATCTGTCCCTCGATACCCTTCTCGTCAAGTCCTGA
- a CDS encoding radical SAM protein, whose amino-acid sequence MPHPLLMPQKRNQLHSAEELIEERIEGAGEAFLVPFLDGHLFYSPLANISMILNDFGASTLRRYFHKEELSTKEQSLIDNLTERNVFQIQQSRQSEGLFAHASSRWAPTSATFSTTQKCTLRCKYCYAEGGRLEDLDIPWPIAKAAIDLIVKNAKDQRKNPSIGFLGEGEATANWSEFKNIIEYFKEQCSLNGFRSTISLSTNGVFAESRLDYIAENCTSVTFSVDGLREVHDENRVLPNGGGSFDRIIAIMKGLEVRGKPYNIRSTVTVAGSATLTEFVQFVGNTLQCKSLHFEPVFDVTGVTNLKGQIEHLDAQSFVDNFRKARQVAAGFGIELYFSGSDLKHRETFCGAGNAMNFLVTSRGIVTSCNEVLQPSDPRAELFQYGGWNQSLGEFVVNRTAIDRLGGLNVHEMPKCQGCIAKYNCAGDCYAKNASLNGDPTSVGYTERCHITRELLKDNLLIQLISEMVGIKESGETVHHCLS is encoded by the coding sequence ATGCCACATCCGCTTCTGATGCCACAGAAACGCAACCAGCTGCATTCCGCAGAGGAATTAATCGAAGAACGAATCGAGGGAGCAGGAGAAGCCTTTCTTGTCCCGTTTCTGGATGGTCATTTGTTTTATAGCCCACTCGCGAATATCAGCATGATCCTTAACGATTTTGGTGCTTCTACCCTACGGAGGTATTTTCACAAAGAGGAACTTTCGACCAAAGAGCAATCTCTGATCGATAACCTGACTGAGCGGAACGTGTTCCAAATTCAACAGTCTCGACAATCGGAGGGGTTGTTTGCACATGCCAGTTCTCGATGGGCACCAACCAGCGCGACATTCTCAACCACGCAGAAATGTACTTTGCGATGCAAGTATTGTTACGCTGAAGGTGGAAGGCTGGAAGATTTAGATATACCCTGGCCCATTGCTAAAGCGGCCATTGATCTCATCGTGAAAAACGCAAAAGATCAACGGAAGAATCCGTCAATCGGTTTTTTAGGAGAAGGCGAAGCCACGGCCAATTGGAGTGAGTTCAAGAATATCATTGAATACTTTAAGGAACAGTGCAGCCTGAACGGCTTTAGATCTACTATATCATTAAGCACCAATGGTGTGTTCGCCGAATCCCGGCTAGATTATATTGCAGAAAACTGCACCTCCGTGACCTTCTCTGTAGATGGTCTACGGGAAGTACATGATGAAAATCGGGTTCTACCGAATGGTGGAGGCTCGTTCGATCGTATTATCGCCATCATGAAAGGACTAGAGGTGCGTGGGAAACCCTACAATATCCGATCAACAGTCACCGTTGCAGGGAGCGCAACATTGACTGAGTTTGTGCAGTTCGTGGGAAACACCCTGCAATGCAAGAGCCTCCACTTTGAACCCGTCTTTGATGTGACAGGGGTCACGAACCTTAAGGGACAGATTGAACATCTCGATGCACAAAGTTTCGTTGACAACTTCCGTAAGGCACGACAAGTGGCTGCAGGGTTTGGGATCGAGCTCTATTTTTCAGGTTCAGACCTTAAACACCGAGAAACATTTTGCGGTGCAGGTAATGCGATGAATTTCCTAGTCACATCACGCGGAATTGTGACATCCTGCAATGAAGTCCTCCAACCTTCGGATCCGAGGGCAGAATTGTTTCAGTATGGGGGGTGGAATCAGAGCCTTGGTGAATTCGTCGTGAATCGTACGGCAATTGATCGACTAGGCGGATTGAATGTCCATGAAATGCCAAAATGTCAGGGGTGCATCGCGAAGTATAATTGCGCTGGAGACTGCTATGCCAAGAATGCATCCTTGAATGGGGACCCGACCTCCGTCGGGTATACCGAACGATGCCATATTACAAGAGAATTGCTCAAGGATAATTTGCTCATCCAACTCATCTCAGAAATGGTCGGCATCAAAGAGTCCGGCGAAACGGTGCACCATTGTCTCTCTTAG